The Fibrobacter sp. UWT2 genomic interval CGACCCGCAAGGCCGCCGCACGGTGTACGACTACTTGCCGCCCGCTTACCAGAGCCTAAAGTATGTGGGTCGCCTCGACTTGCAGAGCCGCGGACTGTTGCTGTTTACCGACGATGGCGAACTGCTGCACCGACTCACGCACCCGAGTTACGAAATTCCGCGCAGCTACTATGTGTGGACGGACCGTCCGCTGAGCGAGCACGCCGCGCAAAAGCTGGTCGACGGCGTAGACATCCGCGAAGAAGGCGCCGAACAAGAAGAAATCGCATTCGCCACCGACATTTATTTAGAGAAAGGCTTTGCCGAACTCGTGCTGATCGAAGGCAAGAACCGCGAAATCCGCCGCATGATGCGCGCCGTAGGTTACGAGATTCGCGACCTCAAGCGCGTGAGTTACTGCAAGCTGACTTTGGGCGACTTGCCCGCCGGCGAATTCCGCGAACTCACCGCCGACGAACTCAACAAAATCCGCCAGGCCGTTCACGTTTAGATCCTTCGACAAGCTCAGGATGACACTCTAGCTATGAATGGCAGAACTCTTTATATTGGTGATGTGCATGGTTGCGCAGATGAACTCGAGCGCATTGTAGACGCATTCGGTTTTGTTCGCGGCAAGGACACGCTGTATCAAACGGGCGACATCATCAACAAGGGCCCCGACATGTTGCGGGCACTGCAGTTCGTGAAGGACAACGGGATCCTCACAGTGCGCGGCAATCACGAAGAGCATTTGATTCGTGCGCTGGAACTGCCCGAAAGCGGCTGGACCGAGAAGCAACGCGCCCGCTTCGCCAAGCTCCCGATGGAAACATGGCACGCAATATCCGCCGAAGTAAGCACTTGGCCTCTGTGGCGCGACACCCCACACGCTCTGCTGGTTCACGCCGGTTTAGAGCCCGGCAAGGTCAGACTAGAGGACATGGACCGGGAAGTTATTTTGTCCGTAAGATACTGGAACGACCGTCCGTGGTTTGAACAAATTAACTGGAACAAGACAGTCGTATTTGGCCACTGGGCCAAGATGGGATTCGTGAACCGCCCCGGATTTATTGGGCTCGACGCCGGCTGCGTGTACGGTAAAAAGCTGATGGCCTGGTGCCCTGAAGAAGACAA includes:
- a CDS encoding pseudouridine synthase yields the protein MRINKFISLCGIASRRAADTLIEEGRVQVNGEVIKDLGHQVDENADNVVVDGKPAKLPRKTTTIMFHKPAGCVCTKTDPQGRRTVYDYLPPAYQSLKYVGRLDLQSRGLLLFTDDGELLHRLTHPSYEIPRSYYVWTDRPLSEHAAQKLVDGVDIREEGAEQEEIAFATDIYLEKGFAELVLIEGKNREIRRMMRAVGYEIRDLKRVSYCKLTLGDLPAGEFRELTADELNKIRQAVHV
- a CDS encoding metallophosphoesterase, whose amino-acid sequence is MNGRTLYIGDVHGCADELERIVDAFGFVRGKDTLYQTGDIINKGPDMLRALQFVKDNGILTVRGNHEEHLIRALELPESGWTEKQRARFAKLPMETWHAISAEVSTWPLWRDTPHALLVHAGLEPGKVRLEDMDREVILSVRYWNDRPWFEQINWNKTVVFGHWAKMGFVNRPGFIGLDAGCVYGKKLMAWCPEEDKFYEVPAAREYSPVKDKAKTAIDAPCIVPGDQLPEAKQPKTFEDIKAKIASGDIALADDSEHAKEIRKASPSVAAEWAGYI